In one window of Dermochelys coriacea isolate rDerCor1 chromosome 3, rDerCor1.pri.v4, whole genome shotgun sequence DNA:
- the LOC119853358 gene encoding LOW QUALITY PROTEIN: trace amine-associated receptor 7a-like (The sequence of the model RefSeq protein was modified relative to this genomic sequence to represent the inferred CDS: inserted 1 base in 1 codon) yields the protein MTSALLQNEETQYCFESINGSSYKTSWSSGIRITLRVVLGFLTILILGGNLMVMITIAYFKQLHSPTNILLVSLARADLCLGLTVLPFSSIRSVETCWYFGETFCRFHSSFELSCCYSSIFHLCFISVDCYIAVTDPLXLPLKFTVTVSGMFITVAWTFLIAFSFSVVFTGANDKGIQELVNALSCVGSCQILFNKTWVVVTSLLYFIPFFTTIGLYSKIFAVAKRQARMIERSNTIQSSETYSYRVSKRERKAAKTIGIAVIVFVVFWLPYSITVITDAFFSFITPLLLFDIVVWFTYSNSAVNPLIYSVFYPWFRNAMIVIVSCKMLQLDCSTMNLFPN from the exons ATGACTTCAGCGCTTCTTCAGAATGAAGAAACACAATATTGCTTTGAAAGTATTAATGGATCCAGCTATAAAACATCATGGTCTTCTGGAATCCGCATCACTTTGCGTGTTGTGCTTGGTTTTCTGACAATTCTTATACTAGGTGGAAACCTAATGGTAATGATTACAATTGCTTATTTCAAACAGCTTCACTCTCCTACAAATATTTTGCTCGTCTCCTTGGCACGTGCTGATTTGTGTTTGGGTTTGACTGTGCTGCCCTTCAGCAGTATAAGATCTGTCGAAACATGCTGGTATTTTGGGGAAACATTCTGTAGATTCCACAGTTCTTTTGAATTATCTTGTTGTTATTCATCAATATTTCACTTGTGTTTCATCTCTGTTGATTGCTACATTGCTGTTACTGATCCTT ATTTACCTCTCAAGTTTACAGTGACAGTTTCAGGCATGTTCATAACTGTTGCCTGGACATTTTTGATAGCATTCAGTTTTTCTGTTGTCTTCACTGGAGCTAATGACAAAGGGATACAAGAGTTAGTAAATGCCCTCTCCTGTGTAGGGAGCTGTCAGATTCTCTTTAACAAAACATGGGTGGTTGTAACCTCTCTCCTTTATTTCATACCTTTTTTTACAACAATAGGACTTTACAGCAAGATCTTTGCTGTGGCTAAACGACAAGCTAGAATGATAGAGAGAAGCAACACCATCCAGTCGTCTGAAACTTACAGTTACAGAGTTAGcaaaagagagaggaaagctGCTAAAACCATTGGTATTGCTGTGATTGTTTTTGTGGTATTTTGGTTACCTTATTCTATAACTGTAATAACTGATGCTTTTTTTAGCTTCATAACACCACTCCTTCTCTTTGACATTGTGGTTTGGTTCACTTATTCCAACTCTGCCGTTAATCCTTTGATTTACTCTGTCTTTTATCCTTGGTTTCGAAACGCAATGATAGTGATTGTGAGTTGTAAAATGCTCCAGCTTGATTGTTCAACAATGAAtttatttccaaactga